Proteins co-encoded in one Campylobacter ornithocola genomic window:
- the ccoG gene encoding cytochrome c oxidase accessory protein CcoG: protein MSACITNYTKKRYITYAIAMIVFVTLPFIKINENHFFLLSFDHKKLNLFFIAFDTQELYLMPFVIMGMFLTILFITTLAGRIWCAWSCPQTIARVIYRDLLQTKIFKIYKNTANKQKQVNGYFIQKVLSIVIFYLFSLLMMSAFLWYFVPPEDFFVYIQNPADHLLLLGILFCASLAFTFDIVYLGEKFCVYVCPYARIQSVMFDNNTVQVIYDDKRGGVIYDGHTKLYQKPPQGECIGCDACVKICPTHIDIRQGMQLECINCLECADACSKIQAKFDRPSLINWTSAKAIETREKVKYFRFRTIGYLVVLCGVFAALVLMGSKKENMLLNINRSSELYQVRKTYDGDLLITNAYVFLFQNTDNKTHEYYFDVKLQGINDGLEIIRPKKSFKLKAGEKDKHIVVLKATKKLADNDRKDTVIPLTIKAYALDDKNIVITRESNFVYPKNSVLKQKH from the coding sequence GTTTTGATCACAAAAAACTTAATTTATTTTTTATCGCCTTTGATACTCAAGAGCTTTATTTGATGCCATTTGTTATTATGGGTATGTTTTTAACTATACTTTTCATTACCACTTTAGCAGGAAGAATTTGGTGTGCTTGGAGCTGTCCTCAAACTATTGCTAGAGTTATTTATAGAGACCTTTTACAAACAAAAATCTTTAAAATTTACAAAAACACAGCAAATAAGCAAAAACAAGTTAATGGATATTTTATTCAAAAAGTTTTAAGTATTGTGATTTTTTATCTTTTTTCACTACTAATGATGAGTGCATTTTTATGGTATTTTGTACCACCTGAAGATTTTTTTGTCTATATCCAAAATCCTGCTGATCATTTATTACTTTTAGGAATTTTATTTTGTGCTTCTTTAGCTTTTACTTTTGATATAGTGTATTTGGGTGAGAAATTTTGTGTTTATGTGTGTCCTTATGCAAGAATCCAATCTGTAATGTTTGATAATAACACAGTTCAAGTGATTTATGATGATAAAAGAGGAGGTGTAATTTATGATGGGCACACTAAGCTTTATCAAAAACCACCACAAGGTGAATGTATAGGTTGTGATGCTTGTGTTAAAATTTGTCCAACTCATATAGATATACGCCAAGGAATGCAACTTGAATGTATTAACTGTCTTGAATGTGCTGATGCTTGTTCAAAAATTCAAGCCAAATTCGATCGCCCTAGTTTGATCAATTGGACTAGTGCAAAAGCTATTGAAACAAGAGAAAAAGTAAAATATTTTAGATTTAGAACCATTGGTTATTTAGTTGTCTTATGTGGTGTTTTTGCAGCTTTAGTTTTAATGGGAAGCAAAAAAGAAAATATGCTTTTAAATATTAATCGTTCTAGTGAGCTTTATCAAGTAAGAAAAACATATGATGGAGATTTACTAATCACTAATGCTTATGTATTTTTATTTCAAAATACCGACAATAAAACCCATGAGTATTATTTTGATGTTAAATTACAGGGTATTAATGATGGTTTAGAAATCATCAGACCTAAAAAATCTTTTAAATTAAAAGCAGGGGAAAAAGACAAACATATAGTTGTTTTAAAAGCTACTAAAAAATTAGCTGATAATGATAGAAAAGATACCGTAATACCTTTAACCATCAAAGCCTATGCACTTGATGATAAAAATATTGTGATTACAAGAGAAAGCAACTTTGTTTATCCAAAAAATTCTGTTTTAAAACAAAAACATTAA
- a CDS encoding TetR/AcrR family transcriptional regulator has translation MKKKLSSKSQARLEKIKQIASESFLKNGYEATNLKDIIKQTGGSFSSVYEHFKSKEGLFEAILNDFAENHFLATLKKNMKITNELSLEEYLYQYSLAYLKIFNNKKTISIVRLLYSQIYNDKFDFSSWFKSNNRKEVEYVLQKRLKKENEYLAKNAEFLSVTFCAMLRGIFFMQSTFENKVLMSKKEQQEHAKKIVKLFINGIINFN, from the coding sequence ATGAAAAAAAAACTTTCTTCTAAATCTCAAGCAAGACTTGAAAAAATCAAGCAAATTGCTTCAGAATCGTTTTTAAAAAATGGTTATGAAGCAACAAATCTTAAAGACATCATCAAACAAACCGGTGGTTCTTTTTCTAGTGTTTATGAACATTTTAAAAGCAAAGAAGGATTATTTGAAGCTATATTAAATGATTTTGCTGAAAATCATTTTTTAGCTACTTTGAAAAAAAATATGAAAATTACAAATGAATTAAGTTTAGAAGAATATTTATATCAATATTCTTTAGCTTATTTAAAAATTTTCAATAATAAAAAAACCATATCTATAGTAAGGCTTTTATATTCTCAAATTTATAATGATAAATTTGATTTTTCTTCATGGTTTAAAAGCAACAACCGAAAAGAAGTAGAATACGTGCTTCAAAAAAGGCTAAAAAAAGAAAATGAGTATTTAGCAAAAAATGCTGAATTTTTAAGCGTTACCTTTTGTGCTATGTTAAGAGGGATATTTTTTATGCAAAGTACCTTTGAAAATAAAGTACTAATGAGTAAAAAAGAACAACAAGAGCATGCAAAAAAAATTGTTAAGCTCTTTATAAATGGAATTATTAACTTTAATTAA
- a CDS encoding efflux RND transporter periplasmic adaptor subunit, whose translation MKTKILTLACASLIFTACLDDKNTQVKELPPQPVSVMTMQSANLPLEFTYPARLSTELDVVIKPKVSGEIKQKYFKSGQAVKKGDKLFLIEPDKYQASVNMAYGEALVARANFDDAEKNFKRDSILIEKNAISQKEFDASLANFNSTKANLESARAKLANARLDLKYTIVSAPFDGILGDALMDVGDYVNASTTELVRITNINPIFADFYISDVDKINMNKNIKDGNWQFENIQVQANVGGELFNGKLYFIDSVIDTHSGGVKAKAIFDNNSSNLMPGSFANVHVSGFIQKDGFEIPQVALLQDDSAIYVYTLVDGKVAKTNVNVIYQTADIAIINQGLKNGDKVILNNFKKIRPGASVSVMENK comes from the coding sequence ATGAAAACAAAAATTTTAACTTTAGCTTGTGCTTCTTTGATTTTTACAGCTTGTTTAGATGATAAAAATACACAAGTTAAAGAACTTCCTCCTCAGCCAGTCAGCGTTATGACTATGCAAAGTGCTAATTTGCCTTTAGAATTTACTTATCCTGCTAGATTAAGTACAGAGTTAGATGTAGTAATCAAACCTAAGGTAAGTGGAGAAATAAAACAAAAATACTTCAAAAGTGGTCAAGCTGTTAAAAAAGGGGATAAACTTTTTCTTATAGAGCCCGATAAATATCAAGCAAGCGTAAATATGGCCTACGGTGAAGCTTTGGTTGCAAGAGCAAATTTTGATGATGCAGAAAAAAATTTTAAAAGAGATAGTATTTTAATAGAAAAAAATGCTATCTCTCAGAAAGAATTTGATGCTAGTTTGGCTAATTTTAATTCAACAAAAGCTAATTTAGAAAGTGCAAGAGCAAAACTTGCTAATGCGAGATTAGATCTAAAATATACTATAGTAAGTGCGCCATTTGATGGAATTTTAGGAGATGCACTAATGGATGTAGGTGATTATGTAAATGCTTCAACTACCGAACTTGTACGTATTACTAATATAAATCCTATTTTTGCAGACTTTTATATTTCAGATGTTGATAAAATTAATATGAATAAAAACATAAAAGATGGAAATTGGCAATTTGAAAATATTCAAGTACAAGCTAATGTTGGCGGTGAACTTTTTAACGGAAAATTATATTTTATTGATAGCGTGATTGATACTCATAGTGGTGGTGTAAAAGCTAAAGCTATTTTTGATAATAATAGCTCAAATTTGATGCCTGGGTCATTTGCTAATGTCCATGTAAGTGGTTTTATTCAAAAAGATGGTTTTGAAATCCCACAAGTTGCACTTTTACAAGATGATAGTGCTATATATGTTTATACTTTAGTTGATGGAAAAGTAGCAAAAACAAATGTTAATGTTATTTATCAAACTGCAGATATTGCTATAATCAACCAAGGTTTGAAAAATGGCGATAAGGTTATTTTAAATAATTTTAAAAAAATTCGCCCCGGTGCAAGCGTTAGTGTAATGGAGAATAAATAA
- a CDS encoding efflux RND transporter permease subunit, translated as MFSKFFIERPVFASVTAIIISLAGIIGLYSLPIEQYPSLTPPVVKVSANYSGADAQTVAQTVAIPLEDAINGVENMIYMDSTSSSSGDMSLSVYFNIGTDPDQATVDVNNRISAAMAKLPESVKKTGVSVRKTGSSILEVATLYSPDGSMEALEVYNYAALNILDDLARVPGVGNAVAIGSKNYSMRIWLNPDLLNKYQVTATDVIDAVNEQNAQYATGKIGQEPVVERSPYVYSVTMQGRLKNTKEFENIIIRANSDGSFLRLKDVAEVSLGSREYTFNGRLNGNNATPILIFLQTGANAVSTAELVQKKFEELSKNFPEGLAYKVPYDTTIFIKASIKEVVKTFFEALVLVVIVMYLFLKNFRSTIIPMIAVPVSILGTFAGLYVLGFSINLLTLFALVLAIGIVVDDAIIVVENIDRIMHEDPNISIKEAAIKAMDEVAAPVVSIVLVLCAVFIPVSFISGFVGEIQRQFAITLAISVTISGFVALTLTPSLCAIFLRRNEGEPFYLVKKFNDIFDWSTEVFGAGVAYILKRTIRFVLIFVMLLGGLYGLFKLVPNSLVPNEDQGSFLSVVNLPAASSLNRTTQTMDAMADEILKNENITDIVGLIGYDLFTGSLKENAGAMFVNLKNWNDRDVSSFDLTGMYNKQYFLNPNFQTFFVNPPPIQGLSLTGGFEMYAQNRSGKSYDEIQVDVNKLVEAANKRPELSNVRTTLDTNFPQLRLEIDRDKVKLYGLNLADVFNTLNATIGTYYVNDFSMLGKNYRVNISAIGDFRNTQNALKNIFVRANDGSMIALDSVLTLHRSVGPDDVKRFNMFPSALVQGDPAPGYTSGQAIDAIAAVAKETLGEDYSIAWAGSAYQEVTSSGAGQIAFMLGLLFVFLILAAQYERWLMPLAVITAVPFAVFGSLLLVWLRGLENDIYFQTGLLLLIGLSAKNAILIVEFAMEEHLKKGKSIFEASISAAKLRFRPIVMTSLAFICGILPLYFAYGAGSASRHAIGTGVIGGMIAASTIAIFFVPLFFYILESFNKWLDEKRGKKHA; from the coding sequence ATGTTTTCTAAATTTTTTATAGAAAGACCTGTATTTGCTTCTGTTACTGCGATTATTATTTCTTTAGCGGGTATTATAGGTCTTTATTCTTTACCCATAGAACAATACCCTTCCCTAACCCCACCAGTTGTAAAAGTAAGTGCAAATTACTCTGGTGCTGATGCTCAAACTGTGGCTCAAACTGTGGCTATCCCTCTTGAAGATGCAATTAATGGGGTTGAAAATATGATTTATATGGATTCAACTTCAAGTTCTTCGGGAGATATGAGTTTAAGCGTATATTTTAATATCGGTACAGACCCTGATCAAGCAACAGTTGATGTTAACAATAGAATTTCAGCCGCTATGGCAAAACTCCCAGAAAGTGTTAAAAAAACAGGGGTTAGTGTAAGAAAAACTGGTTCTAGTATATTAGAAGTTGCTACTTTATACTCTCCTGATGGTTCTATGGAAGCCCTAGAAGTATACAATTATGCAGCGTTAAATATTTTAGATGATCTTGCTAGGGTTCCTGGTGTAGGAAATGCTGTTGCTATAGGCTCAAAAAATTATTCTATGAGAATTTGGTTAAATCCTGATTTATTAAATAAATATCAAGTAACTGCAACAGATGTTATTGATGCAGTAAATGAACAAAATGCTCAATATGCTACTGGTAAAATAGGACAAGAACCTGTAGTAGAAAGATCTCCTTATGTATATTCAGTAACCATGCAAGGTAGATTAAAAAATACTAAAGAATTTGAAAATATCATTATAAGAGCAAATAGTGATGGTTCTTTTTTAAGACTTAAAGATGTAGCTGAGGTTTCTTTAGGATCAAGAGAATATACTTTTAACGGGAGATTAAATGGAAATAACGCTACTCCAATTTTAATTTTCTTACAAACTGGTGCAAATGCTGTAAGCACAGCAGAATTAGTTCAGAAAAAATTTGAAGAACTTTCTAAAAATTTCCCTGAGGGTTTAGCTTATAAAGTTCCTTATGATACGACTATATTTATCAAAGCTTCTATCAAAGAAGTTGTAAAAACTTTTTTTGAAGCCTTAGTATTGGTTGTAATTGTAATGTATTTATTTTTAAAGAATTTCCGATCGACTATCATACCTATGATCGCTGTACCTGTTTCTATCTTAGGAACTTTTGCAGGATTGTATGTTTTAGGTTTTAGCATCAACTTGCTAACGCTTTTTGCGTTAGTACTAGCTATTGGTATTGTTGTTGATGATGCGATTATCGTGGTGGAAAATATTGATAGAATCATGCATGAAGATCCAAATATAAGTATTAAAGAAGCGGCTATTAAAGCTATGGATGAGGTAGCTGCACCTGTTGTTTCTATCGTTCTTGTGCTTTGTGCAGTATTTATACCTGTTTCATTTATATCTGGCTTTGTGGGTGAAATTCAAAGGCAATTTGCCATCACTTTAGCAATTTCTGTAACGATTTCAGGTTTTGTAGCTTTAACCCTAACACCTTCTTTGTGTGCAATTTTCTTAAGAAGAAATGAAGGTGAGCCTTTTTATTTAGTTAAAAAATTCAATGATATTTTTGATTGGTCTACTGAAGTCTTTGGTGCTGGTGTTGCATATATCTTAAAAAGAACAATTAGATTTGTATTAATTTTTGTTATGCTTTTGGGTGGTTTATATGGTTTATTCAAACTTGTTCCAAACTCTTTAGTTCCAAATGAAGATCAAGGAAGCTTTTTATCTGTTGTGAATTTACCAGCAGCCTCATCTTTAAATAGAACAACACAAACTATGGATGCTATGGCGGATGAGATACTAAAAAATGAAAATATTACAGATATCGTTGGTCTTATAGGATATGATTTATTTACAGGATCTTTAAAAGAAAATGCTGGTGCAATGTTTGTAAATTTGAAAAACTGGAATGATAGAGATGTAAGTAGTTTTGATCTAACAGGTATGTATAATAAACAATATTTTCTTAATCCAAATTTCCAAACTTTCTTTGTTAATCCACCGCCAATCCAAGGTCTAAGCTTAACAGGTGGTTTTGAAATGTATGCACAAAATCGTAGTGGTAAAAGTTATGATGAAATTCAAGTTGATGTTAATAAATTAGTAGAAGCAGCTAATAAGCGTCCTGAACTTTCTAATGTAAGAACTACACTTGATACTAATTTTCCACAATTAAGATTAGAAATTGATCGTGATAAAGTAAAACTTTATGGCTTAAACTTAGCAGATGTATTTAACACACTCAACGCTACCATAGGGACTTATTATGTGAATGATTTTTCTATGCTTGGAAAAAACTATCGTGTAAATATTAGTGCAATTGGAGATTTTAGAAATACTCAAAATGCTTTAAAAAACATCTTTGTTAGAGCAAATGATGGTTCTATGATAGCTCTAGATAGTGTTTTAACACTTCATAGGAGTGTTGGACCTGATGATGTAAAACGCTTTAATATGTTCCCATCAGCTCTAGTTCAAGGCGATCCTGCACCAGGTTATACCTCAGGACAAGCTATTGATGCAATTGCTGCTGTTGCAAAAGAGACCTTAGGAGAGGATTATTCTATCGCTTGGGCAGGATCTGCTTATCAAGAAGTAACAAGCAGTGGTGCTGGTCAAATAGCATTTATGTTAGGACTTTTATTTGTATTTTTAATTCTAGCAGCTCAATACGAAAGATGGCTTATGCCTTTAGCAGTAATCACTGCTGTGCCTTTTGCTGTATTTGGTTCTTTACTTCTTGTATGGCTTAGAGGTTTAGAAAATGATATATATTTCCAAACAGGGCTTTTACTTTTAATAGGTCTTTCTGCTAAAAACGCCATATTAATTGTTGAATTTGCAATGGAAGAACACCTTAAAAAAGGAAAAAGTATTTTTGAAGCTTCTATTAGTGCAGCAAAATTAAGATTTAGACCTATTGTTATGACTTCTTTGGCATTTATTTGCGGTATTTTACCTTTATATTTTGCCTATGGAGCAGGAAGTGCGAGTCGCCATGCAATAGGCACAGGTGTTATAGGTGGTATGATAGCAGCTTCTACTATAGCCATTTTCTTTGTGCCTTTGTTTTTCTATATATTAGAAAGTTTTAATAAATGGCTTGATGAAAAAAGAGGTAAAAAACATGCATAA
- a CDS encoding efflux transporter outer membrane subunit — protein MHKLLIFTICLFITGCSLKPNLEIKDINYTKSLDQNISIEKQWWKAFDDIYLNTLVDQALKNNNDLQIAYINLQKAYETLGIARSDLLPKLDGSASGARAKTSINAPNNKSDEFTYGNDFNLGLNLSYEIDLWGKYRDTYNASKAKLQASEFDYESARLSLISNVIKTYFNLASLSEQVKILEETTQSYQKTYELKLEHFKLGVISEYELNQFKAELENSKVLLTNAKIQKEANIKALKILTSNNIDDILYNSIEYKKIGQYELSIPEGIGSEILLQRPDVQASLKILEEKNYLVGVARTAFLPNLSLTGLLGFQSNDLDLLVKHGSNTWNIAGNFAMPIFHWGEIMNNVNLAKLTKDEAFLQYENILKTAFGEIRLALFNRQSYYENEQNYKNLFQAQSKIYEISTLRYENGVINLADFLQDQRNYLNAKLSYTNSSYELANSIVDVMKAFGGGFNAKEESKENIKAMEENLKENFYNN, from the coding sequence ATGCATAAATTACTAATATTTACAATCTGCCTTTTTATAACAGGTTGTAGTTTAAAACCAAATTTAGAAATAAAAGATATAAATTATACTAAAAGTTTAGATCAAAATATCAGTATTGAGAAACAATGGTGGAAAGCCTTTGATGATATTTATTTAAATACTTTAGTTGATCAAGCTTTAAAAAATAACAATGATTTGCAAATTGCATATATAAATTTACAAAAAGCTTATGAAACTTTAGGTATAGCAAGAAGTGATTTACTTCCTAAACTTGACGGAAGTGCAAGTGGAGCAAGAGCAAAAACTAGCATCAATGCACCAAACAATAAAAGCGATGAATTTACCTATGGAAATGATTTTAATTTAGGTTTAAATTTAAGCTATGAAATTGACTTATGGGGCAAATACAGAGATACTTACAATGCTTCAAAAGCAAAACTACAAGCTAGTGAATTCGATTATGAAAGTGCTAGGTTGAGCTTAATTTCTAATGTAATAAAAACTTATTTTAACTTAGCAAGTTTAAGTGAACAAGTAAAGATTTTGGAAGAAACTACTCAAAGTTATCAAAAAACTTATGAATTAAAATTAGAACACTTTAAACTCGGAGTAATCAGCGAGTATGAATTAAATCAATTTAAAGCTGAACTTGAAAATTCAAAAGTTTTACTTACGAATGCGAAAATTCAAAAAGAAGCCAATATAAAAGCATTAAAAATCTTAACCTCAAATAATATTGATGATATACTTTACAATAGTATAGAGTATAAAAAAATAGGACAATATGAACTTAGTATACCTGAAGGCATAGGAAGTGAAATTTTACTCCAAAGACCTGATGTTCAAGCTAGTTTAAAAATTTTAGAAGAAAAAAATTATCTTGTAGGGGTTGCAAGAACTGCATTTTTACCAAACCTTTCTCTAACAGGTCTTTTAGGTTTTCAAAGTAATGATTTAGATCTTTTGGTTAAACATGGTAGTAATACTTGGAACATAGCAGGAAATTTTGCAATGCCAATTTTTCATTGGGGTGAGATTATGAACAATGTCAATCTTGCAAAACTTACCAAAGATGAAGCATTTTTACAATATGAAAATATCCTAAAAACAGCCTTCGGAGAGATAAGACTTGCTTTATTTAATCGCCAAAGTTACTATGAAAATGAGCAAAATTACAAAAATTTATTCCAAGCTCAAAGTAAAATTTATGAAATTTCCACTTTAAGATATGAAAATGGTGTGATTAATTTAGCTGATTTTTTACAAGATCAAAGAAATTACTTAAATGCTAAACTTTCCTATACTAACTCATCTTATGAGCTTGCAAATTCTATTGTAGATGTTATGAAAGCTTTTGGTGGAGGATTTAATGCCAAAGAAGAATCTAAAGAAAATATCAAAGCTATGGAAGAAAATTTAAAAGAAAACTTTTATAACAACTAA
- a CDS encoding mini-MOMP protein: MKKIFIAFFIFLLGFISMLNSAPLDEIFQDVNVSGSVRYRFEHNSPKDRGNNNFNQRIQIQMH, from the coding sequence ATGAAAAAGATTTTTATAGCATTTTTTATATTTTTATTGGGATTTATAAGTATGTTAAATTCTGCACCTTTAGATGAAATTTTTCAAGATGTTAATGTTTCTGGTAGTGTGCGTTATCGTTTTGAACATAATAGCCCAAAAGATAGAGGAAATAATAATTTCAACCAAAGAATTCAAATTCAAATGCATTGA
- a CDS encoding coproporphyrinogen III oxidase family protein, with protein MNFLQKLALSYSHKAMQKSLENGFNVKLLKKGQEKKVNSKKSYMLYAHIPFCHTFCPYCSFHKYYYNEDLAKRYFESLREEIKQIKDKGFDFTSMYVGGGTTLINEEELAKTLELCKKLFNIKEISCETDPNHINPKKLEMFKGLIDRLSCGIQSFDDDILKKVARYNKFGSNKELQEKLSKAIGVLPIMSIDLIFNFPSQTKEQLLKDLEIAKSLKPQQITTYPLMKSNLTKDNIAKTLGVSFKDHEFEFYKIIIDFFKDYERNNAWSFSLEKNTFNDEYVSSHHEYLGVGSGAFSFLDGELLINAFNLNDYSKLIKEKQNANIAKANFSKKEIIKYVFLTEMFAGKIEINKFNKTLECNLEKDLFIELLGLKLSGAIKKESNTLYTSEFGRYLFMVLMKDFYTGMDLVRAVFRDDKRLQDKERINIMQENVDPLDFKSMEFKG; from the coding sequence ATGAATTTTTTACAAAAACTAGCTCTTTCTTACTCACACAAGGCTATGCAAAAATCTTTAGAAAATGGCTTTAATGTTAAACTTTTAAAAAAGGGGCAAGAAAAAAAAGTTAATTCAAAAAAATCTTATATGTTATATGCTCATATACCATTTTGTCATACTTTTTGCCCATACTGCAGTTTTCATAAATACTACTACAATGAAGATTTAGCAAAAAGGTATTTTGAAAGTTTAAGAGAAGAAATCAAACAAATCAAAGATAAAGGATTTGATTTTACCTCTATGTATGTAGGTGGTGGTACTACTTTAATCAACGAAGAAGAACTTGCTAAAACCTTAGAACTTTGCAAAAAATTATTTAATATCAAAGAAATTTCTTGTGAAACCGATCCAAATCACATTAATCCTAAAAAGCTAGAAATGTTTAAAGGACTAATCGATCGTTTAAGCTGTGGTATACAAAGTTTTGATGATGATATCTTAAAAAAAGTAGCAAGGTATAATAAATTTGGTTCAAATAAAGAACTACAAGAAAAGCTTTCTAAAGCTATAGGTGTACTTCCTATTATGAGTATTGATTTAATTTTTAATTTTCCTTCCCAAACCAAAGAGCAACTACTAAAAGATTTAGAAATAGCCAAAAGCTTAAAACCTCAGCAAATTACAACTTATCCTTTAATGAAATCAAACCTTACAAAGGATAATATTGCTAAAACTTTAGGTGTAAGCTTTAAAGATCATGAATTTGAATTTTATAAAATCATTATAGATTTCTTTAAAGACTACGAAAGAAATAATGCATGGTCTTTTTCACTAGAAAAAAATACCTTTAACGATGAGTATGTAAGTTCTCACCATGAGTACTTGGGTGTAGGAAGTGGTGCCTTTAGTTTTTTAGATGGAGAACTTTTAATCAATGCTTTTAACTTAAATGATTATTCTAAGCTTATCAAAGAAAAGCAAAATGCTAATATTGCCAAAGCTAATTTTAGTAAAAAAGAAATCATTAAGTATGTTTTTTTAACAGAAATGTTTGCTGGTAAAATTGAGATTAATAAATTTAATAAAACCTTAGAATGCAACCTAGAAAAAGATCTTTTTATAGAGCTTTTAGGGCTTAAATTAAGCGGGGCTATAAAAAAAGAAAGCAATACTTTATATACAAGTGAATTTGGACGTTATTTGTTTATGGTTTTAATGAAAGATTTTTATACAGGTATGGATTTAGTGCGTGCTGTATTTAGAGATGATAAACGCTTACAAGATAAAGAACGCATTAATATCATGCAGGAAAATGTTGATCCACTTGATTTTAAAAGCATGGAATTTAAAGGATAA
- the hemJ gene encoding protoporphyrinogen oxidase HemJ yields the protein MLDFLNEWYLWIKMVHYLAFVSWMAGMFYLPRLFVYHTEHKDNKGFVEVVKIQERKLYFYIQTPAMIVTAITGSLMMIANKDVLMVGGYMHAKLTCALLLIIYHLQNYYYYRQLQNDTCQKSGKFFRAYNEIPTILFIIIAVMMVIRPF from the coding sequence ATGTTAGATTTTTTGAATGAATGGTATTTGTGGATTAAAATGGTGCATTATTTGGCTTTTGTTTCATGGATGGCTGGAATGTTTTATTTGCCAAGACTTTTTGTTTATCATACAGAGCATAAAGATAATAAAGGCTTTGTAGAAGTAGTAAAAATTCAAGAAAGAAAACTATATTTTTATATCCAAACTCCAGCAATGATAGTTACTGCAATCACTGGAAGTTTGATGATGATAGCAAATAAAGATGTGTTAATGGTGGGCGGATATATGCATGCTAAATTAACTTGTGCTTTGCTTTTGATTATTTATCATTTGCAAAATTATTATTATTATAGACAACTTCAAAACGATACTTGTCAAAAAAGTGGGAAATTTTTTAGAGCTTATAATGAAATTCCAACGATATTGTTTATTATAATTGCTGTAATGATGGTAATAAGACCATTTTAA
- the lspA gene encoding signal peptidase II: MLKILSLKFWFIFFLVFILDQVIKYLFLQGLEYKGEFFDLVLTYNTGVAFSMFAFLGEYLKYIQLIFIIALFVYLLYQKEFFKTHLIAFAIMLSAGCSNLFDRFVHIGVVDFVFWHKWFEFAVFNFADVMINISVALILIKEIFNKKGEKC, from the coding sequence ATGCTTAAAATTTTGTCTTTAAAATTTTGGTTTATTTTTTTTCTAGTTTTTATATTAGATCAAGTGATTAAGTATTTATTTTTACAAGGACTTGAGTATAAGGGTGAATTTTTTGATTTGGTTTTAACTTATAACACTGGTGTAGCCTTTTCAATGTTTGCATTTTTGGGAGAGTATTTAAAATATATACAGCTTATTTTTATTATAGCTTTATTTGTATATTTACTCTATCAAAAAGAATTTTTTAAAACGCATTTAATTGCTTTTGCTATTATGCTTTCTGCTGGATGTTCAAATTTGTTTGATCGTTTTGTGCATATAGGTGTGGTGGATTTTGTCTTTTGGCATAAGTGGTTTGAATTTGCTGTATTTAATTTTGCCGATGTGATGATAAACATTAGCGTGGCTTTGATTTTAATAAAAGAAATTTTTAATAAAAAAGGAGAAAAATGTTAG